The following coding sequences lie in one Brevibacterium marinum genomic window:
- a CDS encoding AMP-binding protein, which translates to MTFTHPSLARLSERQATDYGEKTAITFAGIRYSYAQMHARTLACAADLRARGVRRGDRIAYLGPNHPATIVVLLACLRLGAIFIPLNWRLAPAELDYQLTLAEVTRLYVAPEMSETAAGLTADAGQETVRWEETTTSAPVSIVPAAEVDGDEPAFLLFTSGTTGRPKGAVLSHANLLWNSFNLLLNSDLTAADVTLVTAPLFHVIGLDQQVMTSYLRGGHMLIESKWDVDRAFDAIEHEGLTWMAGVTTMFADMLQSPRWNTADLSSLRFVNSGGAPIPVSLIEAFQAKDIMFCQGYGLTETSPGCTFLPAANALDKPGSAGRAVPFTEVEVRDASDNVCSAGVKGEIVVRGPNVTNGYWNNQAATDAAFSPGGWFHTGDIGYLDDDGFLFIVDRLKDMFISGGENVYPAEVESALFDHPAVAEAAVVAANDDRWGEVGHAFVILAASEAGADAAASPPTSEELREFLLTRLAKYKVPKYFDLVDELPRTGSGKVHKVSLRTTGGLGAHSTNTAPAPSKDNA; encoded by the coding sequence GTGACCTTCACCCACCCCAGCCTGGCCCGGCTCTCCGAACGCCAGGCCACCGACTACGGCGAGAAGACCGCCATCACCTTCGCCGGCATCCGGTATTCCTACGCCCAAATGCACGCACGCACCCTGGCCTGCGCCGCTGACCTTCGCGCTCGCGGTGTTCGCCGAGGTGACCGCATCGCCTACCTCGGGCCCAACCACCCGGCGACGATCGTCGTCCTGCTGGCCTGCCTGCGGCTGGGGGCGATCTTCATTCCGCTCAACTGGCGCCTGGCCCCGGCCGAGCTCGACTACCAGCTGACCCTCGCCGAGGTGACCCGCCTCTACGTCGCCCCCGAGATGTCCGAGACCGCGGCAGGACTCACGGCCGACGCGGGCCAGGAAACGGTTCGCTGGGAGGAAACGACCACCTCGGCGCCGGTATCGATTGTGCCTGCGGCCGAGGTCGACGGTGACGAGCCGGCGTTCCTGCTCTTCACCTCCGGAACGACCGGGAGGCCCAAGGGGGCGGTGCTCTCACACGCCAACCTGCTGTGGAACTCCTTCAACCTCCTCCTCAACTCGGACCTCACCGCCGCCGACGTCACCCTGGTCACCGCTCCCCTGTTCCACGTCATCGGCCTCGACCAGCAGGTGATGACCAGCTACCTGCGCGGTGGCCACATGCTCATCGAGTCCAAATGGGATGTGGATCGGGCCTTCGACGCCATCGAGCACGAAGGTCTGACCTGGATGGCCGGGGTGACGACCATGTTCGCCGACATGCTCCAATCGCCGAGGTGGAACACGGCCGACCTGTCCTCACTGCGGTTCGTCAACTCCGGTGGCGCCCCGATTCCGGTCTCCCTCATCGAAGCATTTCAGGCCAAGGACATCATGTTCTGCCAGGGTTACGGACTCACCGAGACCTCCCCTGGGTGCACCTTCCTGCCTGCCGCGAACGCCCTGGACAAACCAGGGTCGGCGGGACGGGCCGTGCCCTTCACCGAGGTCGAGGTCCGCGATGCCTCGGACAATGTGTGCTCGGCCGGAGTCAAGGGTGAGATCGTCGTCCGCGGACCCAATGTCACCAACGGCTACTGGAACAACCAGGCCGCGACCGATGCGGCGTTCTCCCCCGGCGGCTGGTTCCACACCGGTGACATCGGCTACCTCGACGACGACGGGTTCCTCTTCATCGTCGACCGGCTCAAGGACATGTTCATCTCCGGTGGGGAAAACGTCTACCCCGCCGAGGTGGAATCCGCCCTCTTCGACCACCCCGCCGTGGCCGAGGCCGCCGTCGTCGCAGCCAACGACGACCGGTGGGGCGAAGTCGGGCACGCCTTCGTCATCCTTGCAGCCTCTGAGGCCGGGGCTGACGCTGCGGCGTCTCCACCGACGAGTGAAGAGCTGCGCGAGTTCCTGCTCACTCGTCTGGCCAAGTACAAGGTGCCGAAGTACTTCGACCTCGTCGACGAACTCCCGCGCACCGGTTCAGGCAAGGTCCACAAAGTCTCCCTGCGCACCACCGGAGGCCTCGGCGCACACTCGACCAACACAGCACCAGCACCATCGAAGGACAACGCATGA
- a CDS encoding acetamidase/formamidase family protein: protein MDVLDFAPERDQFVYTFGGSQPVATIRPGTALRLWSEDAFNNAITSAMDVPSSRLDPRFLNPQTGPFFVDGAEPGDTLAIHIVDLSPARSWGASATIPFFGGLTMTDRTSLLHDALPEAAWIYEIDSAAQTVGFQARHGDFELALPLEPMLGTVGVAPAGGEVHSSLTPERFGGNMDTPEMKVGATAYFRVNVDGALFSLGDGHYRQGEGEACGTAVEGAMNSTVIVDLIKGGGPAWPRLETDDHWMIVGSSRPMEDSWRISQVQMIGWLGELFELETMDAYQLLTQISLVPVANVVDTNYSVVTKIAKSLLPERSAFGGLHADLRDRARSMM, encoded by the coding sequence ATGGACGTCCTCGACTTTGCTCCTGAGCGCGATCAGTTCGTTTACACCTTCGGCGGTTCGCAACCGGTCGCCACCATCCGACCGGGAACTGCCCTGCGACTGTGGTCAGAGGACGCATTCAACAATGCGATCACCTCGGCGATGGATGTGCCGAGCAGCAGACTCGACCCGAGGTTCCTCAATCCGCAGACGGGCCCGTTCTTCGTCGACGGCGCCGAACCCGGTGACACGCTCGCGATCCACATCGTCGATCTCAGCCCGGCCCGGAGCTGGGGAGCCTCGGCCACGATCCCGTTCTTCGGCGGACTGACGATGACGGACAGGACGAGCCTCCTCCACGATGCTCTGCCGGAAGCCGCGTGGATCTACGAGATCGATTCGGCAGCGCAGACTGTGGGGTTCCAGGCACGGCATGGAGATTTCGAGCTGGCGCTGCCGCTCGAACCCATGCTCGGCACCGTTGGTGTGGCCCCGGCCGGTGGAGAGGTTCATTCCTCGCTGACTCCCGAACGGTTCGGCGGAAACATGGACACGCCCGAGATGAAGGTCGGCGCCACGGCGTATTTCAGGGTCAACGTCGACGGTGCGCTGTTCTCACTCGGAGACGGGCACTACAGGCAAGGCGAAGGCGAAGCTTGTGGGACCGCCGTCGAGGGTGCCATGAACTCCACCGTGATCGTCGACCTCATCAAGGGCGGTGGCCCCGCCTGGCCCCGGCTGGAAACCGACGACCATTGGATGATCGTGGGGTCCTCGCGGCCGATGGAGGATTCGTGGAGGATCTCGCAGGTGCAGATGATCGGCTGGCTCGGCGAACTCTTCGAGCTGGAGACGATGGACGCCTATCAGCTGCTGACGCAGATTTCCCTGGTGCCGGTCGCCAACGTGGTCGACACCAACTACAGCGTCGTGACGAAGATCGCGAAATCCCTGCTTCCCGAGCGCAGTGCCTTCGGAGGTCTCCACGCGGACCTGCGCGATCGCGCCCGGTCGATGATGTAG
- a CDS encoding SDR family oxidoreductase, whose amino-acid sequence MDLKISGKTAMVTGGTRGIGRAIVEAFLAEGANAAFCARNAAEVAEAEETLSANAPVTGTVLDVQDGDALTAWVEATVAEFGGIDMVVNSVSALAIPDTEENWHESFNVDMMGTVHLSKATIPYLESSDVASLISISSVSGREADFASGPYGTMKTAIIGYMAGLALSLADKGVRVNTVSPGNTYHENGVWPGIETSDPELFSFAMGLNPTGRMGTPEETAASVVFLSSPLSSRTSGANLLIDGALTRGIQF is encoded by the coding sequence GTGGACTTGAAGATCAGCGGGAAGACCGCGATGGTCACCGGAGGCACGCGAGGCATCGGACGCGCCATCGTCGAGGCGTTCCTTGCCGAAGGGGCCAATGCTGCCTTCTGCGCACGGAATGCGGCGGAAGTCGCCGAGGCGGAGGAGACGCTGTCCGCGAATGCGCCGGTCACCGGCACGGTCCTCGACGTTCAGGACGGTGACGCGCTGACGGCATGGGTCGAAGCCACGGTGGCGGAGTTCGGCGGCATCGACATGGTCGTCAACAGTGTCAGTGCGCTGGCGATCCCGGACACCGAGGAGAACTGGCACGAGTCATTCAACGTCGACATGATGGGGACGGTGCACCTGTCGAAGGCGACGATCCCGTACCTGGAGAGCAGCGATGTGGCCTCGCTGATCTCCATCTCCAGCGTTTCGGGTCGGGAAGCGGACTTCGCCTCCGGGCCCTACGGGACGATGAAGACCGCGATCATCGGGTACATGGCTGGACTGGCTCTCAGTCTGGCTGACAAGGGCGTCAGGGTGAATACGGTGTCGCCGGGCAACACCTATCACGAGAACGGTGTCTGGCCGGGGATCGAAACGAGTGATCCGGAACTGTTCTCGTTCGCGATGGGGCTCAACCCCACGGGAAGGATGGGAACTCCGGAGGAGACGGCCGCGAGCGTCGTCTTCCTCTCGAGTCCGCTGTCGAGTCGAACCTCGGGAGCGAACCTCCTGATCGATGGTGCACTCACCCGCGGCATCCAGTTCTGA
- a CDS encoding 3-hydroxyacyl-CoA dehydrogenase NAD-binding domain-containing protein — MSTIAIIGTGVIGAAWATGFLAAGHTVTAFDPAPGAEARLREQVSTFVGEAGAAAASAGGDSSTAAAATTPSSDELTFAPSLAEAVADADFVQENGPERLEVKQAMLAEIDAAAPASAVIASSTSGFSPSQLNAHATKAPGRIIVGHPFNPAHLVPLVEVVPSTGTSATVVDRALEVYRAIGKKPILVRAELPGHVANRLQAAMWQEAYSLVDRGVVSVTDIDTAISSGPGLRWAILGPLAQQSLSGGAGGMRHVLDHLGPPQEVWMHDLEQVHLGEDLKEKLISGVDEELDGRDPAVLAKQRDDMLLEIIALKRKYGELP, encoded by the coding sequence ATGAGCACCATCGCGATCATCGGCACCGGAGTCATCGGTGCCGCCTGGGCCACCGGGTTCCTCGCCGCTGGGCACACAGTCACGGCCTTCGATCCGGCGCCTGGCGCCGAAGCCCGACTTCGTGAGCAGGTGTCGACCTTCGTCGGCGAGGCGGGCGCGGCGGCCGCATCAGCGGGTGGCGATTCGTCGACTGCCGCTGCGGCCACCACCCCTTCATCGGACGAACTCACCTTCGCACCCAGCCTCGCCGAGGCGGTCGCCGATGCTGATTTCGTGCAGGAGAACGGGCCGGAACGCCTCGAGGTCAAACAGGCGATGCTCGCAGAGATCGACGCCGCGGCACCTGCATCCGCGGTCATCGCCTCCTCGACCTCCGGATTCTCCCCCAGCCAATTGAACGCACATGCGACGAAGGCTCCGGGACGCATCATCGTCGGTCATCCCTTCAACCCGGCCCACCTGGTCCCCCTGGTCGAGGTCGTACCCTCAACGGGCACCTCGGCGACGGTCGTCGATCGTGCACTGGAGGTCTACCGGGCGATCGGGAAGAAGCCGATCCTCGTGCGCGCCGAGCTGCCCGGCCATGTGGCCAACCGACTCCAGGCCGCGATGTGGCAGGAAGCGTATTCGCTCGTCGATCGTGGAGTCGTGTCCGTGACCGACATCGACACGGCGATCTCCTCCGGGCCGGGCCTGCGGTGGGCGATCCTCGGACCGCTGGCCCAACAGTCCCTGTCCGGTGGTGCCGGCGGTATGCGGCACGTGCTCGACCATCTGGGGCCACCGCAGGAGGTGTGGATGCACGACCTCGAGCAGGTCCACCTCGGCGAGGATCTCAAGGAGAAGCTCATCTCCGGAGTCGACGAGGAACTCGACGGGCGTGACCCGGCGGTGCTGGCCAAGCAGCGCGACGACATGCTCCTCGAAATCATCGCCCTCAAACGCAAGTACGGCGAACTGCCGTAA
- a CDS encoding crotonase/enoyl-CoA hydratase family protein, which translates to MTNATSSHLTDVSSQPSTTDISETLRFTTEGNIGILTLDRPAKRNALDDATVAALGEFFRTPPEVSAIVLTTVGDHFCAGLDLSEMAERDAVAGLHHSRGWHKTMGMITESEIPVVAVLQGGVIGGGLELATAAHLRVAEDSAYFALPEGKRGLFVGGGASVRVPRLIGLSRVQDMMLTGRKFDAAEAEAIGLVNYRVPVGDGLAKAKELAASIASNSPVTNYAITQTLPRIVESGRDEGYMMESLMASVAQSSTEAKDLMRSFLDGSGPKVNK; encoded by the coding sequence ATGACCAACGCCACCTCTTCTCACCTCACGGACGTCTCTTCGCAGCCGTCCACGACCGATATCTCCGAGACCCTGCGCTTCACCACCGAGGGCAACATCGGCATCCTCACACTCGACCGTCCGGCCAAACGCAATGCCCTCGACGACGCGACGGTGGCGGCCCTGGGCGAGTTCTTCCGCACCCCGCCCGAGGTCTCGGCGATCGTGCTGACGACCGTCGGCGATCACTTCTGCGCCGGTCTCGACCTGTCCGAGATGGCCGAACGAGACGCCGTGGCGGGCCTCCACCATTCCCGCGGCTGGCACAAGACGATGGGCATGATCACCGAATCCGAGATTCCCGTCGTCGCCGTGCTTCAGGGCGGGGTCATCGGCGGTGGCCTCGAACTCGCCACTGCCGCCCACCTGCGGGTGGCCGAAGACTCCGCCTATTTCGCTCTGCCCGAAGGCAAGCGCGGACTCTTCGTCGGCGGCGGCGCCTCGGTGCGAGTGCCCCGGCTGATCGGTCTCAGTCGTGTCCAGGACATGATGCTCACCGGCCGAAAGTTCGACGCCGCCGAGGCAGAGGCGATCGGCCTCGTCAACTACCGGGTGCCCGTCGGCGACGGCCTGGCCAAGGCCAAGGAGCTCGCCGCCTCGATCGCGTCGAACTCCCCGGTGACGAACTATGCGATCACCCAGACCCTGCCGCGCATCGTCGAATCCGGCCGCGACGAGGGCTACATGATGGAATCCCTCATGGCCTCCGTCGCCCAGTCGAGCACCGAGGCCAAGGACCTCATGCGGTCCTTCCTCGACGGCTCCGGCCCCAAGGTCAACAAGTGA
- a CDS encoding MFS transporter, giving the protein MASTKSPEKSTPMLKRAAASAYLGSVIEYYDFFVYSVCAALVFKDVFFSNLTPAIGTLASLATFATGYLARPLGGIIFGHFGDKLGRKRMLVVSMFTIGIASTAIGLLPTYDQAGLIAPVLLILIRVIQGVAIGGEWGGAMLMSAEHATKNRGFWASFTSAGAPTGQLVSALVIAGTLAAMGPETFIAWGWRLPFLASILLLIIGVIVRSAVDESPEFIAAKSRTPKKGLPILATLRKQPLTLLFSVGVGLSAFMFQGLLTTYSVAYGVQIGIERQTILNALSFSSFFAIFGIIGWSRLSDTIGRRPLVIAGAVFIAIWGFALFPMLDTKNGVIITIGMVVGQGIIHPMIYGPLAGLYSELFDTEHRYTGASLGYQIAGIGAGISPVLFAAIMSSTGSPSTIPLSLVLLVIAAISILCIWRLGETKSRNLSEQRFAETPPATGAPAGTSTDTPPAAMEGPNQ; this is encoded by the coding sequence ATGGCTTCCACGAAATCGCCAGAGAAATCGACACCGATGCTCAAACGCGCAGCCGCCTCGGCGTACCTGGGCAGCGTCATCGAGTATTACGACTTCTTCGTCTACTCCGTCTGCGCGGCACTCGTCTTCAAAGACGTCTTCTTCTCGAACCTCACCCCGGCCATCGGCACACTGGCCAGCCTGGCCACCTTCGCCACCGGCTACCTGGCTCGCCCACTGGGCGGCATCATCTTCGGTCACTTCGGCGACAAGCTCGGCCGCAAACGCATGCTCGTCGTCAGCATGTTCACCATCGGCATCGCATCGACCGCGATCGGGCTGCTGCCGACCTACGACCAAGCTGGTCTCATCGCTCCCGTTCTCCTCATCCTCATCCGCGTCATCCAGGGCGTGGCCATCGGCGGCGAATGGGGAGGCGCCATGCTCATGTCCGCCGAGCATGCCACCAAGAACCGCGGCTTCTGGGCCAGCTTCACCAGCGCCGGCGCACCCACCGGCCAGCTCGTCTCCGCTCTCGTCATCGCCGGTACCCTGGCCGCCATGGGCCCCGAGACCTTCATCGCCTGGGGCTGGCGACTGCCCTTCCTCGCCTCGATCCTGCTGCTGATCATCGGCGTGATCGTCCGCTCCGCCGTCGACGAGTCCCCAGAGTTCATAGCGGCGAAGTCACGCACACCCAAGAAGGGGCTTCCGATCCTCGCGACCCTGCGCAAGCAGCCGCTGACCCTGCTGTTCTCCGTCGGTGTCGGCCTGTCGGCGTTCATGTTCCAGGGTCTGCTCACCACCTACTCGGTGGCCTACGGCGTCCAGATCGGCATCGAACGGCAGACGATCCTCAACGCTCTGTCCTTCTCCTCGTTCTTCGCGATCTTCGGCATCATCGGCTGGTCCCGCCTCTCCGACACCATCGGTCGCCGCCCACTCGTCATCGCCGGAGCCGTGTTCATCGCCATCTGGGGCTTCGCCCTCTTCCCGATGCTCGACACGAAGAACGGCGTCATCATCACCATCGGCATGGTCGTCGGCCAAGGCATCATCCATCCGATGATCTACGGACCCTTGGCCGGCCTCTACTCGGAACTCTTCGACACCGAGCACCGCTACACCGGTGCCTCCCTGGGCTACCAGATCGCCGGCATCGGCGCGGGCATCTCTCCCGTTCTCTTCGCCGCGATCATGAGCTCCACCGGATCACCGTCGACGATCCCGCTGTCCCTGGTCCTCCTCGTCATCGCCGCCATCAGCATCCTGTGCATCTGGCGACTCGGTGAGACGAAGTCACGCAACCTGTCCGAACAGCGCTTCGCCGAGACTCCGCCCGCCACCGGTGCTCCGGCAGGCACCTCGACCGACACCCCACCGGCAGCCATGGAAGGACCCAATCAGTGA
- a CDS encoding amidohydrolase family protein — MIYQPNIDLSTITAIDVHTHVEADDHQHTSLDSELLDASAGYFRAPVPRTPTVDDLAAYYRERNMAAVIFTVDATTALGGHPPVSSEMIAQKAAEHNDVLIPFGSVDPHNVAEAVARIQDLAVNYGVRGMKFHPSLQDFDPSERRYYPIYEACAQHGLVALFHTGQTGIGAGLPGGRGIKLRYSDPMLLDDVAADLPELTMIFAHPSVPWADASISIATHKANVYIDLSGWSPKYFPPQLTRAIGSMLKTKTLFGSDFPLITPERWINDFEALGIKEEAVPLIMKENAVRVLGL; from the coding sequence ATGATCTACCAGCCCAACATCGACCTCTCGACGATCACCGCGATCGACGTGCACACCCATGTCGAGGCCGATGACCACCAGCACACGTCGCTCGATTCCGAGCTCCTCGACGCCTCGGCGGGGTACTTCCGGGCACCGGTGCCGCGCACACCCACGGTCGACGACCTCGCCGCCTACTACAGGGAGCGCAACATGGCCGCGGTGATCTTCACCGTCGACGCCACGACCGCGCTGGGCGGGCATCCCCCTGTGTCGTCGGAGATGATCGCGCAGAAGGCCGCCGAGCACAATGACGTCCTCATCCCCTTCGGCTCCGTCGATCCCCACAACGTCGCCGAGGCGGTCGCCCGGATCCAGGACCTCGCCGTCAACTACGGGGTCAGGGGCATGAAATTCCACCCGAGCCTGCAGGACTTCGACCCCAGCGAACGCAGGTACTACCCGATCTACGAGGCCTGCGCACAGCACGGGCTCGTCGCACTGTTCCACACGGGGCAGACGGGAATCGGCGCCGGACTGCCCGGAGGTCGCGGCATCAAGCTGCGCTACTCAGACCCGATGCTGCTCGACGATGTGGCCGCGGATTTGCCGGAGCTGACGATGATCTTCGCCCACCCCTCGGTGCCCTGGGCCGATGCCTCGATCTCGATCGCCACGCACAAGGCCAACGTCTACATCGACCTCTCCGGCTGGTCCCCGAAGTACTTCCCACCACAACTGACCCGGGCGATCGGGTCAATGCTGAAGACCAAGACGCTCTTCGGCTCCGACTTCCCACTCATCACCCCCGAACGCTGGATCAACGACTTCGAAGCCCTGGGCATCAAGGAAGAAGCCGTGCCGCTGATCATGAAGGAGAATGCTGTACGAGTGCTGGGGTTGTGA
- a CDS encoding acetoacetate--CoA ligase produces the protein MPKVIREVPSDAIKTSRIGAFLTWVNAKFGCSFACWEDLYTWSITDIEDFWESVWEYFEVKSHSPYTSVLEERVMPHAQWFTGATLNYTEHSLGAESQADDAAVTAVSQTREDFTLTFAELRAEVARVRAGLKSLGVGKGDRVVGYLPNQPEALVAFLAAASLGAIWASCAPEFGTQSVIDRFSQVEPTVLLAIGGYMYGDKTVDRGAELAEVVAALPSLTHLVSVDYGDFTLGEGLRERFTSGVGLDHPVDVVDYADLGATSADATDTATSTGEDLEFEPVDFDHPLFILFSSGTTGKPKAIVHSHGGILLETLKNHSFHFDLGPGSQFCWFSTTAWMMWNALVGGLVVGSSIVMIDGNPNFPDPKELWRIAANTEATLMGVAPGAIMSARKAGFNPTEEFDLSTISQFGAAGAPLPAEGYEWVIDQFGPEVLLNVGCGGTDVCTGILQASPLSPVYSGEMSGASLGFAATAFDSEGNEVLDDLGELVIIQPTPSMPVTFWGENGDARYEAAYFDKYPGIWRHGDWAKFTTGGGVVVTGRSDATLNRGGVRLGTADFYTVLDALPEVTDALVIHLEDPDGGMGELVLFVQCEPGVTFTPELSTRIRAALKKRLSPRHTPDEVVPVTRIPLGRTGKKLEVPVKRIVQGATADSVASAGALQDPRSLDEYVEYARTRQSTVNA, from the coding sequence ATGCCAAAAGTCATCCGCGAAGTCCCCTCCGACGCCATCAAGACCAGCCGCATCGGTGCCTTCCTCACCTGGGTCAATGCCAAGTTCGGGTGCTCGTTTGCTTGCTGGGAGGATCTCTACACCTGGTCGATCACCGACATCGAGGACTTCTGGGAATCCGTGTGGGAGTACTTCGAGGTGAAGTCCCACAGCCCGTATACCTCGGTGCTCGAGGAGCGCGTGATGCCTCACGCCCAGTGGTTCACCGGAGCAACGCTGAACTACACCGAGCACTCGCTCGGTGCCGAGTCACAGGCCGATGATGCGGCTGTGACCGCGGTGTCCCAGACACGAGAGGACTTCACACTCACCTTCGCCGAGCTGCGTGCCGAGGTCGCACGCGTTCGTGCCGGACTCAAGTCCTTGGGCGTCGGCAAGGGCGACCGGGTCGTCGGGTATCTGCCCAACCAGCCCGAGGCGCTCGTCGCGTTCCTCGCCGCCGCCAGTCTCGGCGCGATATGGGCCAGCTGCGCACCTGAGTTCGGCACCCAGTCCGTCATCGACCGCTTCAGCCAGGTCGAACCCACGGTGCTGCTCGCGATCGGCGGATACATGTACGGTGACAAAACCGTCGACCGCGGTGCCGAACTCGCCGAGGTCGTCGCCGCGTTGCCGAGTCTCACCCACCTCGTGTCCGTCGACTACGGGGACTTCACCCTCGGCGAGGGGCTGCGCGAACGGTTCACGTCTGGGGTTGGACTCGACCACCCGGTCGACGTCGTGGATTATGCGGACCTCGGGGCCACCTCGGCGGACGCGACGGACACGGCCACCTCGACGGGGGAAGACCTCGAGTTCGAACCGGTCGACTTCGACCATCCGCTGTTCATCCTCTTCTCCTCCGGCACCACCGGCAAGCCCAAGGCCATCGTCCACAGCCACGGCGGCATCCTGCTCGAGACGCTGAAGAACCACAGCTTCCACTTCGACCTGGGACCGGGCAGCCAGTTCTGCTGGTTCTCCACCACCGCATGGATGATGTGGAACGCCCTCGTCGGCGGGCTGGTCGTCGGATCATCGATCGTCATGATCGACGGCAACCCCAACTTTCCCGATCCCAAGGAACTCTGGCGCATCGCCGCGAACACCGAGGCCACACTCATGGGTGTCGCACCCGGTGCGATCATGTCCGCCCGCAAGGCCGGGTTCAATCCCACCGAGGAATTCGACCTCTCGACGATCTCCCAGTTCGGCGCCGCCGGCGCACCCCTTCCGGCCGAGGGCTACGAATGGGTGATCGACCAGTTCGGACCCGAGGTGCTGCTGAATGTGGGGTGTGGGGGCACCGATGTATGCACCGGCATCCTCCAAGCCTCACCACTGTCACCCGTGTATTCGGGCGAAATGTCGGGAGCCTCCCTCGGCTTCGCCGCCACCGCCTTCGACTCGGAGGGCAACGAGGTGCTCGATGATCTGGGCGAACTCGTCATCATCCAGCCGACACCGTCCATGCCCGTGACCTTCTGGGGCGAGAACGGTGATGCCCGGTATGAGGCGGCGTACTTCGACAAATACCCCGGCATCTGGCGCCACGGCGACTGGGCGAAGTTCACCACCGGCGGCGGGGTCGTCGTCACCGGCCGCTCCGACGCCACCCTCAACCGCGGCGGAGTCCGACTGGGCACCGCAGACTTCTATACCGTCCTCGACGCTCTCCCCGAGGTGACCGATGCCCTGGTCATCCACCTCGAGGATCCCGACGGCGGGATGGGCGAACTCGTCCTCTTCGTCCAGTGCGAACCCGGAGTGACTTTCACACCCGAGCTGTCCACTCGGATCCGCGCTGCTTTGAAGAAGCGGCTATCGCCCCGGCACACCCCCGACGAGGTGGTCCCAGTGACCCGGATTCCGCTGGGGCGGACGGGCAAGAAGCTCGAGGTCCCGGTCAAACGCATCGTCCAAGGTGCCACCGCCGATTCGGTGGCGAGCGCCGGAGCCCTGCAGGACCCTCGTTCCCTCGATGAGTATGTGGAGTATGCGCGGACGCGGCAGTCGACGGTGAACGCATGA